Proteins encoded together in one Salvelinus namaycush isolate Seneca chromosome 26, SaNama_1.0, whole genome shotgun sequence window:
- the atp6v1b2 gene encoding V-type proton ATPase subunit B, brain isoform, with protein sequence MALKVLKGMVSGAVNELSSAVTGNKTAASREQVLAVKRDYISQPRLTYKTVSGVNGPLVILDQVKFPRYAEIVHLTLPDGTKRSGQVLEVTGSKAVVQVFEGTSGIDAKKTSCEFTGDILRTPVSEDMLGRVFNGSGKPIDKGPTVMAEDYLDIMGQPINPQCRIYPEEMIQTGISAIDGMNSIARGQKIPIFSAAGLPHNEIAAQICRQAGLVRKSKDVMDYSDDNFAIVFAAMGVNMETARFFKSDFEENGSMDNVCLFLNLANDPTIERIITPRLALTSAEYLAYQCEKHVLVILTDMSSYAEALREVSAAREEVPGRRGFPGYMYTDLATIYERAGRVEGRNGSITQIPILTMPNDDITHPIPDLTGYITEGQIYVDRQLHNRQIYPPINVLPSLSRLMKSAIGEGMTRKDHSDVSNQLYACYAIGKDVQAMKAVVGEEALTPDDLLYLEFLQKFEKNFIAQGAYENRTVFETLDIGWQLMRIFPKEMLKRIPQSTLAEFYPRLK encoded by the exons ATGGCGTTGAAGGTGCTGAAGGGAATGGTCAGCGGAGCTGTTAACGAGCTCTCATCAGCCGTTACCGGCAACAAGACGGCTGCCTCCCGGGAGCAAGTCCTGGCTGTTAAACGCGACTACATCTCCCAGCCGCGCCTGA CCTATAAGACAGTGTCTGGAGTGAACGGGCCTCTCGTGATTCTGGACCAGGTGAAG TTTCCCAGGTATGCAGAGATCGTCCACCTGACCCTGCCAGATGGAACCAAGAGGAGTGGCCAGGTGTTGGAGGTTACAGGGTCTAAAGCCGTGGTGCAG gTGTTTGAGGGGACATCAGGTATTGATGCTAAGAAGACCAGCTGTGAGTTTACAGGGGACATCCTACGCACCCCTGTCTCTGAAGATATGCTGG GTCGCGTGTTTAATGGATCAGGCAAGCCCATCGACAAAGGCCCCACAGTGATGGCAGAAGACTACCTGGACATCATGG GCCAGCCTATCAACCCTCAGTGTCGTATCTACCCGGAGGAGATGATCCAGACAGGGATCTCTGCTATAGACGGCATGAACAGCATCGCTAGGGGGCAGAAAATACCCATCTTCTCTGCTGCAGGACTGCCACACAACGAg atAGCGGCTCAGATCTGTCGTCAGGCAGGCCTGGTGAGGAAGTCTAAAGATGTGATGGACTACAGTGATGACAACTTCGCTATCGTCTTCGCCGCAATGGGG GTCAACATGGAGACAGCTCGGTTCTTCAAGTCAGACTTTGAGGAGAATGGTTCCATGGACaatgtctgtctgttcctcaaCCTGGCCAACGACCCCAC TATAGAGCGTATCATCACGCCCCGCCTAGCTCTGACATCAGCAGAGTATCTGGCCTATCAGTGTGAGAAGCACGTCCTCGTCATCCTGACTGACATGAGCTCCTACGCAGAGGCGTTACGAGaa GTCTCAGCGGCCAGAGAGGAGGTCCCAGGTCGTCGTGGTTTCCCAGGCTACATGTACACTGACCTTGCCACCATCTACGAGAGAGCTGGTCGGGTGGAGGGACGCAACGGCTCTATCACCCAGATCCCTATACTAACTATGCCCAACGATG acatcaCTCACCCCATCCCTGATCTGACAGGGTACATCACTGAGGGACAGATCTACGTGGACAGACAGCTGCACAACAGACAG atctaTCCTCCCATCAATGTTCTGCCATCACTGTCTCGTCTGATGAAGTCAGCCATCGGAGAGGGGATGACACGCAAAGACCACTCTGATGTTTCCAACCAGCtg tatgcgTGTTATGCTATAGGTAAGGACGTGCAGGCGATGAAGGCTGTGGTAGGAGAGGAGGCTCTGACGCCTGATGATCTTCTCTACCTGGAGTTCCTACAGAAGTTTGAGAAGAACTTCATCGCCCAGG gaGCCTATGAGAACAGGACTGTGTTTGAGACACTGGATATCGGCTGGCAGCTGATGAGAATCTTCCCCAAAGAGATGCTGAAAAGAATCCCTCAGAGCACCCTGGCAGAGTTCTACCCCCGCTTGAAGTAA